One stretch of Streptomyces sp. NBC_00443 DNA includes these proteins:
- a CDS encoding transcriptional regulator yields MQPNTLLDAILDEAGVSHAGLAAHVNQAGRARGLALRYEHTAVARWLKGQRPRGQVPDLICEVLAARLHRTVTLDDIGLGVPGEQSAVHTTSLSGFVERATALWRSDEQQRPHILGAPAVTGTPAVMPVWEWENPPEDVDVSRGGRHRVTPADLEMLRSARTHYEQMYRKAGGMATRTRIVGFLNAEAAPLLRGSYTDATGRQLHRATGGLVAIAGICAYDSDAHGLAQRYFHQALRLAKASGDRGLGAYVIAMLVNQALFMREFRQAVAFAEAALRAAGKHITPALASDLYAMQAKAYAHLGDGTSALSCIRRAEQAADRIRRGYEPDETGYVQPGLVNVQVAEALLSLGELAAAGEHAAAAVDNPAHDRGRVHRLAMLSTIELRQGNADKAVAIAVQMAEQARGMESQRLRDRLRAVREHLVRNGCAGTAEAAELIDGALRVPL; encoded by the coding sequence ATGCAGCCCAACACTTTGCTCGACGCGATCCTGGACGAGGCGGGGGTCTCGCACGCGGGGCTGGCCGCACACGTGAACCAGGCGGGGCGGGCGCGCGGACTCGCGCTGAGATACGAACACACCGCCGTCGCACGGTGGTTGAAGGGGCAGCGGCCGCGCGGCCAGGTGCCCGACCTGATCTGCGAGGTGCTCGCCGCCCGGCTGCACCGCACCGTCACGCTCGACGACATCGGCCTCGGCGTGCCCGGCGAGCAGTCGGCCGTGCACACCACCTCGCTGTCCGGCTTCGTGGAGCGGGCCACCGCCCTGTGGCGCTCCGACGAACAGCAGCGGCCCCACATCCTGGGCGCCCCGGCGGTCACCGGCACGCCCGCCGTGATGCCCGTGTGGGAGTGGGAGAACCCGCCTGAGGACGTGGACGTCTCGCGCGGCGGCCGGCACCGGGTCACCCCCGCCGACCTGGAGATGCTGCGGTCCGCCCGTACGCACTACGAGCAGATGTACCGCAAGGCGGGCGGCATGGCGACCCGTACCCGGATCGTCGGCTTCCTCAACGCCGAGGCCGCCCCGCTGCTGCGCGGCAGCTACACCGACGCGACGGGGCGTCAACTGCACCGGGCGACGGGCGGGTTGGTGGCCATCGCGGGCATCTGTGCCTACGACTCCGACGCGCACGGGCTCGCCCAGCGGTACTTCCATCAGGCGCTGCGGCTCGCGAAGGCCAGCGGGGACCGGGGGCTCGGCGCCTATGTGATCGCGATGCTCGTCAACCAGGCGCTGTTCATGCGGGAGTTCCGGCAGGCCGTCGCCTTCGCGGAGGCCGCGCTGCGGGCCGCCGGCAAGCACATCACCCCGGCGCTCGCCTCCGACCTGTACGCGATGCAGGCGAAGGCGTACGCCCACCTCGGCGACGGCACGAGCGCCCTGTCCTGCATACGGCGTGCCGAGCAGGCCGCAGATCGCATCCGACGCGGATACGAACCCGACGAGACCGGCTATGTCCAGCCGGGGTTGGTCAACGTCCAGGTGGCGGAGGCGCTGCTCAGCCTCGGGGAGCTGGCGGCCGCGGGGGAGCATGCCGCGGCCGCCGTCGACAATCCCGCGCACGACCGGGGCCGGGTGCACCGGCTGGCCATGCTCAGCACGATCGAGCTGCGTCAGGGCAACGCCGACAAGGCGGTGGCCATCGCGGTGCAGATGGCCGAGCAGGCCCGGGGAATGGAGTCCCAGCGCCTGCGCGACAGACTCCGGGCGGTACGCGAACACCTGGTGCGCAACGGCTGTGCGGGCACGGCCGAGGCGGCCGAACTCATCGACGGAGCACTGCGCGTACCGCTGTAA
- a CDS encoding DMT family transporter, with product MRTKNSATAPSSIAVTDGKAMRVAPAGATVGGTVQAALGVAAFSLTFPATAWGLESFGPWSLVAVRSLLAALIAGVCLLALRVPLPARRHWAGLAVVAAGVVLGFPLLTTLALQTSTTAHAAVVVGLLPLTTALFSALRVGTRPSRTFWTAALAGAAAVVAFTVQQSGGALTTADLYLFAALLVCAAGYTEGGRLARVMPGWQVIGWTLVLCLPLTAPVAAVALSYEPVHLAWHGVTGLLWVAAGSQFLGMVVWYRGMAAIGIPKASQLQLAQPLFTLVWSVLLLGEHLTVAAPLTAAAVLVCIAVTQRARG from the coding sequence ATGAGGACCAAGAATAGCGCTACTGCCCCGAGCTCGATAGCAGTGACCGACGGCAAGGCAATGCGGGTCGCCCCGGCCGGGGCGACCGTCGGAGGCACCGTCCAGGCGGCCCTGGGGGTCGCGGCCTTCTCCCTCACCTTCCCCGCCACCGCCTGGGGCCTGGAGAGCTTCGGGCCCTGGTCCCTGGTCGCCGTGCGCAGCCTGCTGGCCGCGCTGATCGCGGGGGTCTGCCTGCTGGCTCTGCGCGTGCCGCTGCCCGCACGTCGGCACTGGGCGGGCCTGGCGGTGGTCGCCGCCGGAGTGGTCCTCGGCTTCCCCCTGCTCACCACGCTGGCACTCCAGACGTCCACCACCGCGCACGCCGCCGTCGTGGTCGGTCTGCTCCCGCTGACCACGGCCCTGTTCTCCGCCCTGCGCGTCGGCACCCGTCCCTCGCGCACCTTCTGGACGGCGGCGCTGGCGGGCGCGGCCGCGGTGGTCGCCTTCACCGTGCAGCAGAGCGGAGGCGCCCTGACCACGGCCGACCTGTATCTCTTCGCGGCGCTGCTGGTGTGCGCGGCCGGCTACACCGAGGGCGGCAGGCTGGCCCGGGTCATGCCGGGCTGGCAGGTGATCGGCTGGACACTGGTGCTGTGTCTGCCGCTGACCGCCCCGGTCGCGGCGGTCGCGTTGTCGTACGAACCCGTGCATCTGGCCTGGCACGGCGTGACCGGGCTGCTGTGGGTCGCGGCGGGCTCGCAGTTCCTCGGCATGGTCGTCTGGTACCGGGGGATGGCGGCGATCGGCATCCCGAAGGCCAGCCAGTTGCAGTTGGCCCAGCCCCTGTTCACACTGGTGTGGTCGGTGCTGCTGCTGGGCGAGCACCTGACAGTGGCCGCCCCGCTGACGGCCGCGGCGGTGCTCGTGTGCATCGCCGTGACCCAGCGGGCGCGTGGCTGA
- a CDS encoding sensor histidine kinase, whose product MSVGTSSAPGAREVRRPSASRPGDLAELGIDPDDLPDGLVVADEHGHVICFNTAAERITAVRAADALGQRLEKALPLEDLEGRRWWQLTDPYGGLAIRRRQPERNLLLPGGREVLVSVRYVRGEPTGPVRRVVVSLRDTEARRRTERSHAELIATVAHELRSPLTSVKGFTATLLAKWARFTDDQKRLMLETVDADADRVTRLIAELLDISRIDSGRLEVRRQPVDMGAAVGRHIQAYVAAGQPADRFLLRVEQPLPALWADPDKIDQVLSNLIENAVRHGDGTVTIDVTATASPREGEDTGTSVTVSDEGPGIPEESMNRVFTRFWRGSKRGGTGLGLYIVKGIVEAHGGAIEVGRAPGGGAQFRFTLPVAAPAYLT is encoded by the coding sequence ATGAGTGTCGGCACGAGCAGCGCACCTGGGGCGCGTGAGGTGCGGCGGCCGTCCGCGTCCCGGCCCGGTGATCTCGCCGAGCTCGGTATCGATCCCGACGACCTGCCCGACGGCCTCGTCGTCGCCGACGAGCACGGGCACGTCATCTGCTTCAACACCGCTGCCGAGCGCATCACAGCCGTCCGCGCCGCCGACGCCCTCGGGCAGCGGCTGGAGAAGGCGCTGCCGTTAGAGGACCTGGAAGGGCGGCGCTGGTGGCAGCTGACGGATCCGTACGGCGGGCTCGCCATCCGTCGTCGGCAGCCCGAGCGCAATCTCCTCCTGCCGGGCGGTCGGGAGGTGCTCGTCTCGGTGCGGTACGTGCGAGGTGAGCCGACCGGGCCCGTCCGCCGCGTCGTCGTCTCCCTGCGTGACACCGAGGCCCGCCGCCGCACCGAGCGCAGTCACGCCGAGCTGATCGCCACCGTCGCTCACGAGCTGCGCTCGCCGCTCACCTCCGTCAAGGGCTTCACCGCCACGCTCCTGGCCAAGTGGGCACGGTTCACCGACGACCAGAAGCGGCTCATGCTGGAGACCGTCGACGCCGACGCCGACCGGGTCACCCGGCTCATCGCCGAGCTGCTCGACATCTCGCGCATCGACTCCGGCCGCCTCGAGGTGCGCCGCCAGCCCGTCGACATGGGCGCGGCCGTCGGGCGGCACATCCAGGCGTACGTCGCCGCCGGCCAGCCCGCCGACCGGTTCCTGCTGCGCGTCGAGCAGCCGCTGCCCGCCCTGTGGGCCGACCCCGACAAGATCGACCAGGTGCTCAGCAACCTCATCGAAAATGCCGTGCGGCACGGCGACGGAACGGTCACCATTGACGTCACGGCCACGGCGTCCCCCCGCGAGGGCGAGGACACCGGCACGTCGGTCACGGTGAGCGACGAGGGGCCCGGCATCCCGGAGGAGTCCATGAACCGCGTCTTCACCCGCTTCTGGCGGGGCAGCAAGCGCGGCGGCACGGGCCTCGGGCTCTACATCGTCAAGGGCATCGTCGAGGCTCACGGCGGCGCCATCGAGGTCGGCCGCGCCCCCGGCGGCGGCGCGCAGTTCCGATTTACGTTGCCCGTGGCGGCACCGGCGTATCTCACCTGA
- a CDS encoding 3-hydroxybutyryl-CoA dehydrogenase: MTGISGDIARVGVVGCGQMGAGIAEVCARAGLDVRVAETTGEALEFGRTRLFSSLAKAAERGKITEEERDATQGRLSFTTDLGEFADRDLVIEAVVESEQVKTEIFQVLDQVVTRPDAILASNTSSIPLVKLAVATSRADQVIGIHFFNPAPVQQLVELIPALTTSEGTIARAQSFAEKLLGKHAIRAQDRSGFVVNALLIPYLLSAIRMFESGIASREDIDNGMELGCAHPMGPLKLADLIGLDTVASVAQSMYEEFKEPLYAAPPLLLRMVDAGRLGRKTNSGFYTYG; this comes from the coding sequence GTGACCGGCATCTCCGGAGATATTGCACGCGTCGGCGTGGTGGGCTGCGGCCAGATGGGAGCAGGCATCGCCGAGGTGTGCGCCCGCGCCGGCCTGGACGTGAGGGTCGCCGAGACCACCGGCGAGGCCCTGGAGTTCGGCCGTACCCGGCTGTTCAGTTCCCTGGCCAAGGCCGCCGAGCGAGGCAAGATCACCGAGGAGGAGCGGGACGCCACGCAGGGGCGGCTGTCCTTCACCACCGACCTCGGCGAGTTCGCCGACCGTGACCTGGTGATCGAGGCCGTGGTCGAGAGCGAGCAGGTGAAGACGGAGATCTTCCAGGTGCTCGACCAGGTCGTGACCCGGCCGGACGCGATCCTCGCCTCCAACACCTCCTCGATCCCGCTGGTGAAGCTGGCGGTCGCCACCTCGCGCGCCGACCAGGTCATCGGCATCCACTTCTTCAACCCGGCCCCGGTGCAGCAGCTCGTCGAGCTGATCCCGGCGCTCACCACCTCCGAGGGCACGATCGCACGTGCCCAGTCGTTCGCCGAGAAGCTGCTGGGCAAGCACGCCATCCGTGCCCAGGACCGGTCCGGCTTCGTCGTGAACGCGCTGCTGATCCCCTACCTCCTCTCCGCGATCCGGATGTTCGAGTCGGGCATCGCCAGCCGCGAGGACATCGACAACGGCATGGAGCTCGGCTGCGCCCACCCGATGGGCCCGCTGAAGCTGGCCGACCTGATCGGGCTGGACACGGTCGCCTCGGTGGCGCAGAGCATGTACGAAGAGTTCAAGGAGCCGCTGTACGCCGCTCCCCCGCTGCTGCTGCGCATGGTCGACGCCGGCCGGCTGGGCCGCAAGACGAACTCCGGCTTCTACACCTACGGCTGA
- a CDS encoding glycoside hydrolase family 10 protein codes for MSRRAFSVTALAALVASGSAMAAGSATAGGTDRSRREATREMRGVWVATVANRDWPSKQGLSADAQRAELITHLDTAVERQLNTVILQVRPTADALWPSPYEPWSQVLTGTQGEGPGWDPLGTAVEEAHARGLQLHAWFNPYRIANHTDLGKLAESHPARAHEDWVVTYGGKLYYNPGLPDVRAFVQRAMLDAVERYPIDGVHFDDYFYPYPVAGQNFDDDEAYDRYGGGFTVRADWRRDNIDKLVLEMADAIRQIRPTTQFGISPFGVWRNDVTDPLGSDTRGGVQTYDDLYADTRKWVREGWIDYICPQLYWNIGFAAADYAKLVPWWAEVARGSRTKLYVGEALYKAGDPAQPAAWQDPAELSRHLTLAREHAEVGGHVYFAAKEVAADRIGAMARVVADHYGQPAISPR; via the coding sequence ATGTCACGACGGGCTTTCTCGGTGACCGCCCTGGCGGCACTCGTGGCGTCAGGAAGCGCGATGGCGGCCGGATCCGCCACAGCGGGCGGAACGGACCGGTCCCGGCGAGAGGCGACCCGGGAGATGCGCGGCGTGTGGGTGGCGACCGTGGCGAACCGGGACTGGCCCTCCAAGCAGGGTCTGAGCGCCGACGCGCAGCGCGCCGAGCTGATCACCCACCTGGACACGGCGGTGGAGCGCCAGCTGAACACGGTGATCCTCCAGGTGCGGCCCACGGCCGACGCCCTGTGGCCGTCGCCGTACGAGCCCTGGTCGCAGGTCCTCACCGGCACCCAGGGCGAGGGCCCCGGCTGGGACCCGCTCGGCACGGCCGTCGAGGAGGCCCACGCCCGCGGTCTTCAGTTGCACGCCTGGTTCAACCCGTATCGCATCGCCAACCACACGGACCTCGGCAAACTGGCCGAGTCGCACCCCGCCCGCGCGCACGAGGACTGGGTGGTGACGTACGGCGGCAAGCTCTACTACAACCCGGGGCTGCCCGACGTCCGTGCCTTCGTGCAGCGGGCCATGCTCGACGCGGTGGAGAGGTACCCGATCGACGGCGTCCACTTCGACGACTACTTCTATCCCTACCCGGTGGCCGGCCAGAACTTCGACGACGACGAGGCCTACGACCGCTACGGCGGCGGCTTCACGGTCCGGGCCGACTGGCGGCGGGACAACATCGACAAGCTGGTCCTGGAGATGGCGGACGCCATCAGGCAGATCCGGCCCACCACCCAGTTCGGCATCAGCCCGTTCGGTGTGTGGCGCAACGACGTCACCGACCCGCTCGGCTCCGACACCCGGGGCGGTGTGCAGACGTACGACGACCTGTACGCGGACACCCGCAAGTGGGTCCGCGAGGGCTGGATCGACTACATCTGCCCGCAGTTGTACTGGAACATCGGCTTCGCGGCCGCCGACTACGCCAAGCTCGTGCCCTGGTGGGCGGAAGTGGCGCGGGGCAGCCGGACGAAGCTGTACGTGGGAGAGGCGCTCTACAAGGCCGGTGACCCGGCGCAGCCCGCGGCCTGGCAGGACCCGGCCGAGCTGTCCCGGCATCTGACACTGGCCAGGGAGCACGCGGAGGTGGGCGGGCACGTGTACTTCGCCGCGAAGGAGGTGGCGGCGGACCGGATCGGGGCCATGGCAAGGGTCGTCGCCGACCACTACGGGCAGCCGGCGATTTCCCCGCGCTGA
- the pheT gene encoding phenylalanine--tRNA ligase subunit beta → MRVPLSWLREYVDLPATETGRDVQEKLVSAGLEVETVEHLGADLKGPLVVGKVLTIEELTEFKKPIRFCTVDVGQANGTGEPQEIVCGARNFQVGDKVVVVLPGATLPGGFSISARKTYGKTSHGMICSGDELGMGDDGTKGIIVLPPETEVGKDAIELLELVDEVLDIAVTANRGDCLSIRGVAREAAIGYGLPLRDPALIDVPGPNAYGYPVQVSDPIGCDRFTARTVTGLSPEARSPIWLQRRLQKVGMRPISLAVDITNYVMMELGQPLHAYDRNLVQGTIGVRRAQEGEKLVTLDGTERKLHSEDLVITDERGPIGLAGVMGGADTEIADHDDLENASTEVVIEAAHFDQVSIARTARRHKLSSEASRRFERGVDPAAAAAAAQRTVDLLVLLAGGTAEGGVTEVIAPSAPHTITTPADHPDKVAGVEYGRETVVRRLQEIGCDVYGQDELIVTVPSWRPDLLESNDLAEEVIRLEGYENLPSTLPRPPSGRGLTHRQRLHRRVGRALAGAGYVEAPNYPFVSEQVFDQLGLEADDPTRRVVKLVNPLNDEEPALRTSLLPGLLGALRRNDGRGSHDLALFETGLVFQPRAEQRVAGHLPVDRRPTDEEIAALNAVLPEQPRHVAVVLAGAREQAGWWGKGRPADWADAVEAARAVAVEAGAELIVRAGQYGPWHPGRCAELAITVDGAQRVVGHAGELHPRVLKALGLPGRTCAMELDLDALEQVGDGTPQAPAISTFPVATQDVALVVDKPVPAAEVEEALREGAGELLEGIRLFDVYVNDEQLGDGKKSLAYALRFRAGDRTLTVDEASAARDAAVALAGERTGAVLRG, encoded by the coding sequence ATGCGGGTCCCGCTTTCTTGGCTGCGGGAGTACGTCGACCTGCCGGCGACGGAAACCGGCCGCGACGTCCAGGAGAAGCTCGTCTCGGCCGGCCTGGAGGTCGAGACCGTCGAGCATCTCGGCGCCGACCTCAAGGGCCCGCTCGTCGTCGGCAAGGTGCTGACCATCGAGGAGCTGACGGAGTTCAAGAAGCCGATCCGCTTCTGCACCGTCGACGTCGGCCAGGCCAACGGCACCGGTGAGCCGCAGGAGATCGTCTGCGGTGCGCGGAACTTCCAGGTCGGCGACAAGGTCGTGGTCGTGCTCCCCGGCGCCACGCTGCCCGGTGGCTTCTCGATCTCCGCTCGCAAGACGTACGGCAAGACGTCCCACGGCATGATCTGCTCCGGCGACGAGCTGGGCATGGGCGACGACGGCACCAAGGGCATCATCGTGCTGCCGCCGGAGACCGAGGTCGGCAAGGACGCCATCGAGCTGCTGGAACTCGTCGACGAGGTCCTGGACATCGCCGTCACCGCCAACCGCGGCGACTGCCTGTCCATCCGCGGCGTCGCCCGCGAGGCCGCCATCGGCTACGGCCTCCCGCTGCGCGACCCGGCCCTCATCGACGTGCCCGGCCCGAACGCCTACGGCTACCCGGTGCAGGTCTCCGACCCGATCGGCTGCGACCGCTTCACCGCCCGCACGGTGACCGGCCTGAGCCCCGAGGCGCGCTCCCCGATCTGGCTGCAGCGCCGCCTGCAGAAGGTCGGTATGCGCCCGATCTCGCTCGCCGTCGACATCACCAACTACGTGATGATGGAACTCGGCCAGCCGTTGCACGCCTACGACCGCAACCTGGTCCAGGGCACGATCGGTGTGCGCCGGGCGCAGGAGGGCGAGAAGCTCGTCACCCTCGACGGCACCGAGCGCAAGCTGCACTCCGAGGACCTGGTCATCACCGACGAGCGCGGCCCGATCGGCCTCGCGGGCGTCATGGGCGGCGCCGACACCGAGATCGCCGACCACGACGATCTGGAGAACGCGTCGACCGAGGTCGTCATCGAGGCCGCCCACTTCGACCAGGTGTCGATCGCGCGCACGGCCCGCCGCCACAAGCTGTCCTCGGAGGCGTCCCGCCGCTTCGAGCGCGGCGTCGACCCGGCCGCCGCGGCGGCCGCCGCCCAGCGCACCGTCGACCTGCTCGTGCTGCTCGCGGGCGGCACCGCCGAGGGCGGCGTCACCGAGGTCATCGCACCCTCCGCGCCGCACACCATCACCACGCCGGCCGACCACCCGGACAAGGTCGCGGGTGTGGAGTACGGCCGTGAGACGGTCGTACGGCGGCTGCAGGAGATCGGCTGCGACGTGTACGGGCAGGACGAGCTGATCGTCACCGTGCCGTCCTGGCGACCCGACCTGCTGGAGTCGAACGACCTGGCCGAAGAGGTCATCCGCCTGGAGGGTTACGAGAACCTGCCCTCCACGCTGCCCAGGCCTCCGTCCGGCCGTGGCCTGACCCACCGTCAACGGCTGCACCGCCGGGTCGGCCGCGCGCTGGCCGGCGCGGGCTACGTCGAGGCGCCGAACTACCCCTTCGTCAGCGAGCAGGTCTTCGACCAGCTCGGCCTGGAGGCCGACGACCCGACCCGCCGCGTCGTGAAGCTCGTCAACCCGCTCAACGACGAGGAGCCCGCGCTGCGTACGTCGCTGCTGCCGGGTCTGCTCGGTGCGCTGCGCCGCAACGACGGCCGGGGTTCGCACGATCTGGCCCTGTTCGAGACGGGCCTGGTCTTCCAGCCGCGTGCCGAGCAGCGCGTCGCCGGGCACCTGCCGGTCGACCGCCGCCCGACCGACGAGGAGATCGCCGCGCTGAACGCCGTGCTGCCCGAGCAGCCCCGGCACGTGGCCGTCGTCCTCGCCGGCGCGCGCGAGCAGGCCGGCTGGTGGGGCAAGGGCCGTCCGGCCGACTGGGCCGACGCGGTGGAGGCGGCGCGTGCCGTCGCCGTCGAAGCGGGCGCCGAACTGATCGTGCGGGCCGGGCAGTACGGGCCGTGGCACCCGGGCCGGTGCGCCGAGCTGGCGATCACCGTCGACGGTGCGCAGCGGGTCGTCGGTCACGCCGGTGAGCTGCACCCGAGGGTGCTCAAGGCGCTGGGCCTCCCCGGGCGTACCTGCGCGATGGAGCTGGACCTGGACGCGCTGGAGCAGGTCGGGGACGGTACGCCGCAGGCGCCTGCCATCTCCACGTTCCCGGTCGCCACGCAGGATGTCGCCCTCGTCGTCGACAAGCCGGTGCCGGCCGCGGAGGTCGAGGAAGCGTTGCGTGAGGGGGCGGGCGAACTTCTCGAGGGGATCCGGCTGTTCGACGTGTACGTCAATGACGAGCAGCTCGGTGACGGGAAGAAGTCGCTGGCGTATGCGTTGCGCTTCCGTGCGGGGGACCGGACGCTGACCGTCGACGAGGCGTCGGCTGCCCGGGACGCTGCGGTGGCCCTCGCAGGCGAGCGGACGGGTGCGGTGCTGAGGGGGTAG
- a CDS encoding NUDIX hydrolase, with the protein MQWTKQSEQTVYENRWFTVNLADVELPDGRHLDHFLIRMRPVAVATVVNEAGEVLLLWRHRFITDSWGWELAAGVVEDGEDIVRAAARELEEETGWRPGPLHHLMSVEPSNGLTDARHHIYWADEGEYVGHPVDDFESDRREWVPLKLVPDMIARGEVPAANMAAALLMLHHLRV; encoded by the coding sequence GTGCAGTGGACGAAGCAGAGCGAACAAACTGTGTATGAAAACCGCTGGTTCACCGTCAACCTGGCAGACGTGGAACTGCCGGACGGTCGGCACCTGGACCACTTCCTGATACGGATGCGGCCGGTCGCCGTGGCCACGGTGGTCAACGAGGCGGGCGAAGTCCTCCTCCTGTGGCGCCATCGCTTCATCACCGACAGCTGGGGGTGGGAACTCGCGGCAGGCGTCGTAGAGGACGGCGAGGACATCGTCCGTGCGGCCGCCAGGGAGCTCGAGGAGGAGACCGGCTGGCGGCCGGGACCCCTGCACCACCTCATGAGCGTGGAGCCCTCCAACGGGCTCACCGACGCCCGGCACCACATCTACTGGGCCGACGAGGGCGAGTATGTCGGGCATCCCGTGGACGACTTCGAGTCGGACCGCCGGGAATGGGTTCCTCTCAAACTCGTCCCCGACATGATCGCCCGGGGGGAGGTCCCTGCCGCCAACATGGCGGCTGCGTTACTGATGCTGCACCATCTCCGGGTCTAG
- a CDS encoding PP2C family protein-serine/threonine phosphatase translates to MFRIKGRVPRKVIAWGLPTAWGATAITYKLTCPLAQQDSLGARVVTSAVFFAVGTGLIVHVRQALLRELQQVRKVAGAAQSALLRPLPARIDGLDVAAAQLSADRSACVGGDLYEVIATEHGVRAVMGDVRGHGISAIGTVAAVLGSFREAVHDEPDLGAVLGRLDRALARHLRSSDDPVSEEFVTVLLLEIGQDGEITALNCGHPWPYLLSGRTVEPLARADPLPPLGPFPLPPEPTPLPCGSLLPGESLVLYTDGVEDARDARGRFFSLRAALIGTVRNPPITPQTVLRTLFTALIRHTRGRPADDIALLVLRNDRTHVHCRAPSGARGTARPAPHDPLPTNHL, encoded by the coding sequence ATGTTCCGCATCAAGGGTCGGGTTCCCCGCAAGGTGATCGCGTGGGGGCTGCCCACCGCCTGGGGCGCGACGGCCATCACATACAAGCTGACCTGCCCGCTCGCCCAGCAGGACAGCCTCGGCGCCCGGGTCGTGACCAGTGCCGTCTTCTTCGCCGTGGGTACGGGGCTGATCGTGCACGTCCGGCAGGCCCTGCTGCGTGAGCTCCAGCAGGTCCGCAAGGTCGCCGGTGCCGCGCAGAGCGCGCTGCTGCGGCCGCTGCCCGCGCGCATCGACGGGCTGGACGTCGCCGCCGCCCAGCTCTCCGCGGACCGCAGTGCCTGTGTCGGCGGTGACCTGTACGAGGTCATCGCCACCGAACACGGCGTACGGGCGGTGATGGGCGACGTCCGCGGCCATGGCATCAGCGCCATCGGCACCGTGGCCGCGGTCCTCGGGAGCTTCCGCGAGGCCGTCCACGACGAGCCCGACCTGGGCGCGGTACTCGGCAGACTGGACCGGGCCCTGGCCCGGCACCTGCGCTCGTCTGACGACCCGGTCTCCGAGGAGTTCGTCACCGTACTGCTGCTGGAGATCGGTCAGGACGGCGAGATCACCGCCCTCAACTGCGGTCATCCCTGGCCGTATCTGCTGAGCGGCAGGACCGTCGAACCCCTCGCGCGAGCCGACCCGCTCCCACCCCTGGGCCCGTTCCCGCTCCCGCCCGAACCGACCCCACTGCCCTGTGGCTCGCTCCTGCCCGGCGAGTCGCTGGTCCTGTACACGGACGGCGTCGAGGACGCGAGGGACGCGAGAGGCCGGTTCTTTTCGCTCCGGGCCGCACTCATCGGCACCGTACGGAACCCCCCGATCACTCCCCAGACGGTCCTGCGCACGCTCTTCACGGCCCTCATCCGCCACACGAGGGGAAGGCCGGCAGACGACATAGCGCTGCTGGTCCTACGGAACGACAGAACCCACGTCCACTGCCGCGCCCCTTCAGGGGCGCGGGGAACTGCGCGACCAGCCCCGCACGACCCGCTGCCGACCAACCACCTTTAG
- the pheS gene encoding phenylalanine--tRNA ligase subunit alpha — protein MSAPNKSYDPVEVEALKPEEIERMRDEALAAFAAADSLDALQEAKVAHTGGASPLALANREIGALPPQAKAEAGKRVGQARGAVNKALAGRQAELEAERDQRVLVEEAVDVTLPYDRVPAGARHPLTTLSERIEDVFVAMGYEVAEGPQVEAEWFNFDALNIGPDHPARGEADTFFVQGPDGGTESGVVLRTHTSPVQIRSLLSRELPVYVICPGVVYRTDELDATHTPVFRQVELLAVDEGLTMADLKGTMDHMVQALFGEGMKTRLRPNFFPFTEPSAEMDMVCYVCRGESVGNPDRPCRTCSSEGWIELGGCGMVNPRVLKACGVDPEKYSGFAFGFGIERMLMFRHNVEDMRDMVEGDVRFTRPFGMEI, from the coding sequence ATGTCGGCACCGAATAAGTCGTACGACCCTGTCGAGGTCGAGGCGTTGAAACCGGAAGAGATCGAGCGCATGCGGGACGAGGCGCTCGCCGCCTTCGCCGCCGCGGACTCCCTCGACGCGCTCCAGGAGGCCAAGGTCGCCCACACCGGCGGCGCGTCCCCGCTGGCGCTCGCCAACCGCGAGATCGGCGCCCTGCCTCCGCAGGCCAAGGCGGAGGCCGGCAAGCGCGTCGGCCAGGCCCGCGGCGCCGTGAACAAGGCGCTCGCCGGCCGTCAGGCCGAGCTGGAGGCCGAGCGGGACCAGCGCGTGCTGGTCGAGGAGGCGGTGGACGTCACGCTGCCCTACGACCGTGTACCGGCCGGCGCCCGCCACCCGCTCACCACGCTCTCGGAGCGCATCGAGGACGTCTTCGTGGCCATGGGCTACGAGGTCGCCGAGGGCCCCCAGGTCGAGGCCGAGTGGTTCAACTTCGACGCCCTCAACATCGGCCCGGACCACCCGGCGCGCGGCGAGGCCGACACGTTCTTCGTGCAGGGCCCCGACGGCGGCACCGAGTCCGGTGTCGTGCTGCGCACCCACACCTCGCCCGTGCAGATCCGCTCGCTGCTCAGCCGCGAACTGCCGGTGTACGTGATCTGCCCCGGCGTGGTCTACCGCACCGACGAGCTGGACGCCACGCACACCCCGGTCTTCCGCCAGGTCGAGCTGCTGGCCGTGGACGAGGGCCTCACCATGGCCGACCTCAAGGGCACGATGGACCACATGGTCCAGGCCCTGTTCGGCGAGGGCATGAAGACCCGGCTCAGGCCGAACTTCTTCCCGTTCACCGAGCCGTCCGCCGAGATGGACATGGTCTGCTACGTCTGCCGCGGCGAGTCCGTCGGCAACCCCGACCGGCCCTGCCGTACCTGCTCCTCCGAGGGCTGGATCGAGCTCGGCGGCTGCGGCATGGTCAACCCGCGGGTGCTCAAGGCCTGTGGCGTCGACCCGGAGAAGTACAGCGGCTTCGCCTTCGGGTTCGGCATCGAGCGGATGCTGATGTTCCGCCACAACGTCGAAGACATGCGAGACATGGTCGAGGGTGACGTCCGGTTCACCCGGCCGTTCGGGATGGAGATCTGA